ATACAGCGCGGTCTGGCAGGAACGGCGGGCGACACTGTTGGCGCCGGTGGTGTACTGGCGGTCCTTGATGATGTCGAGGTAGAAGCCGCCCAGCTCCTGCACGCAGAAGTTGTGCACCTTGGAGTAGACGTTCCAGAAACGGTACTCGCTGTAGTGCTCTTCCAGCTCGCGCTGCAGCAGCAATGTGCGGTCGACCGCCCAGCGGTCCAGGGCCAGCATGTCTTCGGCCGGCAGCAGGTCGCGGGCCGGGTCGAAGCCGGACAGGTTGGAGAGCAGGAAGCGCGCGGTGTTGCGGATGCGGCGGTAGGCGTCGGCGCTGCGCTGCAGGATCTGCTCGGAAACGGCCATCTCGCCGGAGTAGTCGGTGGCCGAGACCCACAGGCGCAGGATGTCGGCACCCAGGGTGTCGTTGACCTTCTGCGGCTCGATGGTGTTGCCCAGCGACTTGGACATCTTGCGGCCGTTCTCGTCCACGGTGAAGCCGTGGGTCAACAGCTCGCGGTACGGCGCGTGGCCGTCGATGGCGCAACCGGTCAGCAGGGAGGAGTGGAACCAGCCGCGGTGCTGGTCGGAGCCTTCCAGGTACAGGTCGGCGCGTGGGCCGGTGGCATGGCCGATGTCGTGGGAGCCGCGCAGTACGTGCCAGTGGGTGGTGCCGGAGTCGAACCACACGTCGAGGGTGTCGGTGATCTTGTCGTACTGGCCAGCTTCGTCACCCAGCAGTTCCTGGGCGTCCAGCTTGAACCAGGCCTCAATGCCTTCCTGCTCGACGCGCTTGGCCACTTCTTCCATCAGTTCGACGGTGCGCGGGTGCAGCTCGCCGGTCTGCTTGTCGAGGAAGAACGGGATCGGCACGCCCCAGTTGCGCTGACGCGAGATGCACCAGTCCGGGCGGTTGGCGATCATCGAGTGCAGGCGCGCCTGGCCCCAGGCCGGGACGAACTTGGTCTCTTCGATGGCCTTGAGCGCGCGCTCGCGCAGTGGCTCGCCGGTGCTCGGCTGCTTGTCCATGCCCACGAACCACTGCGCGGTGGCGCGGTAGATCAGCGGGGTCTTGTGGCGCCAGCAGTGCATGTAGCTGTGGCTGATGGTTTCGGTGTGCATCAGCGCGCCGACTTCGCTGAGCTTGTCGACGATGGCCGGGTTGGCCTTCCAGATGAACTGGCCGCCGAAGAACGGCAGCGACTCGACGTACACGCCGTTGCTCTGCACCGGGGTGAGGATGTCCTCGTTGACCATGCCGTAGCGCTTGCAGGTGACGAAGTCGTCTTCACCGTAGGCCGGCGAGGAGTGAACCACGCCGGTACCGGCGCCCAGCTCGACGTATTCAGCCAGGTAGATCGGCGACAGGCGGTCGTAGAACGGGTGGCGGAAGTTGATCAGTTCCAGCGCCGAACCTTGGGCGGTGGCGATGACCGAGCCTTCCAGGTTGTAGCGCTTGAGGCACGACTCGACCAGCTCTTCAGCCAGCACCAGCAGGCGCTCGCCGGTGTCGACCAGGGCGTACTTGAAGTCCGGGTGGATGTTCAGCGCCTGGTTGGCCGGGATGGTCCACGGGGTGGTGGTCCAGATCACGATGGCGGCGGGCTTGGCCAGCGCGCTCAGGCCGAAGGCGGCAGCCAGCTTGTCGGCATCGGCGACCGGGAAGGCGACGTCGATGGTCTGGGATTTCTTGTCGGCGTATTCGACCTCGGCTTCAGCCAGCGCCGAGCCACAATCGAAGCACCAGTTCACAGGCTTCAGGCCCTTGAACACGAAGCCTTGCTTGACCATTTCAGCCAGGGCGCGGATTTCGCCGGCCTCGTTGGCGAAGTTCATGGTCTTGTACGGGTTGTCCCAATCACCCAGCACGCCCAGGCGGATGAACTCGGTCTTCTGCCCTTCGATCTGCTCGGCGGCGTACTCGCGGCACAGCTCGCGGGTGCGGTCGGCGGTGAGATGCTTGCCGTGGGTAACTTCGACCTTGTGCTCGATCGGCAGGCCGTGGCAGTCCCAGCCCGGCACGTAGGGGGCGTCGAAGCCGGACAGGGTCTTGGAGCGGACGATCATGTCCTTGAGAATCTTGTTCAGCGCATGACCGATGTGGATCTTGCCGTTGGCATAGGGCGGGCCGTCGTGCAGGACGAACTTCGGACGGTCCTTGCCAATCTCGCGCAACTTACCGTACAGGCCAATACTGTCCCAGCGCTGCAGGATCTGCGGTTCGCGCTGAGGCAGGCCGGCCTTCATGGGGAAGGCGGTGTCCGGAAGGTTAAGCGTGGCTTTGTAGTCGGTCATTTCAGGCTCTTCGTTAGCGGTTGAGCGTGCCAGTGGGCACGTGCGGCGGCGATGTCCGCGTCGATCGCCGACTTCAGCGCCTCCAGGGAGGCGAAACGCTGCTCTTCACGCAGCTTGTGGTGGAACTCCACCGTCAGGCGCCGGCCGTACAGGTCGCCGGCGAAGTCCAGAAGATGAATCTCCAGGTGGGGGCGCCCGTCACCGCTGACGGTGGGGCGCACGCCGATGTTGCCGACACCCGGCCAGGCCTTGCCATCGATCTCGATGCTGGCCAGGTAGACCCCGGACAGCGGCACGCGACGGCGCTTGAGCTGGATGTTGGCAGTGGGTGTTCCGAGCTGGCGGGCCAGCTTCTGGCCGTGCAGTACCCGGCCGGTGATGCGATAAGGGCGACCCAGCAGGTGCGCGGCCAGTTCGAAGTCGCCATCGGCCAGGGCCTTGCGCACTTCGGTGCTGCTGACCCGCAGGCCGTCCTGGATCACGGTGTTGGCGGCTTCGACGGTGAAACCGTGCTGCTTGCCGGACTCGATCAGGAAGCCGAAGTCGCCGGCGCGATCGCAACCGAAGCGGAAGTCGTCCCCCACCTCGAGGTGGCGCACGCCCAGGCCATCGACCAGGATCTGCTCGACGAACTCACAGGCGCTGAGCTTGCTCAGGCGCTGGTTGAAGGCCAGGCACAGCACCCGGTCGATACCTTCGCCAGCCAGCAGCTCGACCTTGTCGCGCAGGCGCGCAAGGCGGGCCGGCGCGGTGTCGGGGGCGAAATATTCGCGCGGCTGGGGTTCGAAGATCACCACGCAGGTGGGCAGGCCCAGCGCCTGGCCGCGTTCGCGCAGGCGCGCGAGGATCGCCTGGTGACCCCGGTGGACCCCGTCGAAGTTGCCAATGGTGGCGACACAGCCCCGGTGCTCGGGGCGCAGGTTGTGAAGACCTCGAACCAGCTGCATAACGCGCTTCTTGCTCATAAAGTGGCCGATTATAACCACACCCGGGCGCTGACGACAGGCGGCAGCGCCCCCTTGGGGCATGGAATGCGAAAAACCGACGCCTGACCCTTTTTACCGCCTCAGTGCAACGCCTTGCGGGCGAAATGCCGTGGGCGGAAACCACACAGGAACAAGCAGCCGAAGTAGGTCACTACGCCGGCCGCGATCAGGCCGCCCAGGCGCAGGAAGCGCGCCAGCATGTCGCCCTGCGCCCAGGCCGGCAGGTAGTGCATGCCCAGCAGCAGCACGGCCGACATCAAGGTGACCGCCAGTACCAGCTTGAGCAGGAACACTGTCCAGCCCGGCTGCGGCTGGTACAACCGCTGGCTGCGCAGTTTCCAGAACAGCAAGCCGGCGTTGAGGCAGGCCCCCAGGCTGATCGCCAGGGCCAGGCCGGCGTGAGCCAGCGGGCCGACCAGGGCCAGGTTGAACAGCTGGGTGCAGACCAGGGTGAAGATCGCGATCCTCACCGGCGTGCGGATATTCTGCTGCGCATAGAAGCCAGGTGCCAGTACCTTGACCAGGATGATTGCCAGCAGGCCTACCGAATAGGCGATCAGCGCGCGCTGGGTCATGGCAGCGTCAAAGGCCGTGAACTTGCCGTACTGGAATAGCGCCACGGTCAACGGCTCGGCGAGGATCGCCAGGGCCAGGGTGCAGGGCAACACCAGCAGGAAGCACAGGCGCAGGCCCCAGTCGAGGATCCGCGAATACTCTTCACGGTCCTTGTTGGCGTAGGTCTTGGCCAAGGTGGGCAGCAGGATGGTGCCCAACGCCACGCCCAGCACGCCGGAGGGCAGCTCCATCAGGCGGTCGGCGTAGTACATCCACGACACCGACCCCGCCACCAGGAAGGAGGCGAAGATGGTGTTGATGATCAGCGAGATCTGGCTCACCGACACGCCAAGGATAGCCGGCAGCATCTGCTTGAGCACCCGCCATACGCCGGCATCTCGCAGGTTCAGGCGTGGCAGCACAAGCATGCCGATCTTCTTCAGTGCTGGCAGCTGGTACAGCAACTGCGCCAGGCCGCCGGCCAGCACGCCCCAGCCCAGGGCCATGATGGGTGGGTCGAAGTAGGGCGTGAGGAACACGGCGAAGGCGATCATCGCCACGTTGAGCAGGGTCGGCGTGAAGGCCGGCACGCTGAAGCGGTTCCAGGTGTTGAGGATGGCCCCGGCCAGCGACGACAGCGAGATCAGCAATATATAAGGAAAGGTCACCCGCAGCAGCGAGGTGGTCAGCTCGTACTTTTCGGTGCTGTCGACAAAACCGGGCGCCGTGGCCCAGACCACCCAGGGGGCGGCGAGGACGCCGATCACGGTGACCAGGGCCAGGGCCAGGGTCAGCAAGCCGCTCACATAGGCGATGAAGGTGCGGGTGGCCTCCTCGCCCTGCTGGGTCTTGTACTCGGCCAGGATGGGCACGAAGGCCTGGGAGAATGCCCCCTCGGCGAAGATTCGCCGCAGCAGGTTGGGCAGCTTGAAGGCGATGAAGAAGGCGTCGGTGGCGACGCCGGCACCGAAAACCCGTGCCAGGATGGTGTCGCGCACGAAGCCGAGCACCCGGGAAATCATGGTAATCGAGCTGACTGCGGCCAGGGATTTGAGCAGGTTCATCGAAAAGTTTCACGCCAAGGGCAGAGGGCGCTGCCAGACAGCGTCCGAATGTGCGATACTCCCGCGCCTTCGCAGGGGAGCCAAAAATTCCCGAGTTTACAGGTCGCGCCGCAGAAAGGAATCTTTCCGCTCATCGACCCACCACTCGGCGGAACCTTGCAGGTGGCCTTGACATCCGTTCGACTCGTCGGCATGATTCGCGGCCTATTTTGTTTGCTATTTACCTAAAGTCTTTCGAGGAGCTCGACGGTGGCCAACACACCTTCCGCCAAGAAACGTGCAAAACAGGCTGAGAAGCGTCGCAGCCACAACGCCAGCCTGCGTTCCATGGTCCGCACCTACATCAAGAATGTAGTCAAGGCCATCGACGCAAAAGACGCCGAAAAAGCGCAAGCCGCTTACGTTCTGGCTGTGCCTGTAATCGACCGTATGGCCGACAAGGGCATCATCCACAAGAACAAAGCTGCTCGCCACAAAGGCCGTCTGAATGGCCACATCAAGGCGCTGAAAGAAGCTGCAGCTGCCTAAGCGACGTTCTTGTCGAAAAAACCGACCCTAGGGTCGGTTTTTTTATGCCTGTGATTTGCCGCTGCCGTGCTCCGCACCCCGTAGGAGCCAGCCTTGCTGGCGAAAGGGCAAGCACAGACGACACATGTGTATCGCCCATATCGATGCATTCGCCGGCAAGCCGGCTCCTACAGGCCGATGGAGCCGCTTGGCGACCCCACTTTCAATCACTTGCCGATCTGAATCTTCGGCGCCCACTCCAGCCACGCATCCTCGGGCTTGTCGAACAAGGCAAAGGTCTGCTGCGGCCGCGCCGGGTTACCCATCTGCTCACCATCCGGAGTGGCGAAGGCGATGCCGCCTGCAATCAGCGTTTCCACGGACTCAGTACGCACCGTGGCGCCCTTGAACAGCCCCCAGTCGAAGCCAAACCCACTGCTGTTCCAGAACCGGCTGCCACCGCGCACCAGGCCTGCGTAGCGTGGCTCGATAAGGATGTGGATAAGTACCCGGTCGGCAGTCTGCCCCAGCTCGAATCCAACGACCTTGCCCACGGTGACCTCACGATAGGTCACCGGCACGCCCGGCTTGATCGAGCCGCGCCGCGGTGCACTCAGGGTCAGCGGCAGGCCGACCTCCTCACCTTTCACTTCAGGCGCATCGGCAAGTGCAATGAAATCGCGCTGCGGCCCCTTGTCCTTGAGCGCCGGCAACACTTCCAGGTACTGGCCACCCACCAGCGTGTCGAGGTTCTCGGTACGTACCAGGCCCAATGCTGGCTTGACCACCCAGAACTGCGTCCCGGCACGGGCGATACGCTCCGCCGACTGGGTGATGCGCGCCCTGAGCAGCACAGCCTGCAAGTCGCTCGTCAGGTCGACGCTTTCGACGCTGCCCACATCGAGCCCGCGGAAGCGGATTGGCGTGCCGGGCTTGAGGCCATCGGCACGCTCGACACGGATGGTGACCAAGGTACCGGCACGGTTGGCCGCATCCTGGCTTTCATGCAAGCGGAAGCGCGGGATGCGACGCTTGAGC
This genomic stretch from Pseudomonas entomophila L48 harbors:
- the ribF gene encoding bifunctional riboflavin kinase/FAD synthetase codes for the protein MQLVRGLHNLRPEHRGCVATIGNFDGVHRGHQAILARLRERGQALGLPTCVVIFEPQPREYFAPDTAPARLARLRDKVELLAGEGIDRVLCLAFNQRLSKLSACEFVEQILVDGLGVRHLEVGDDFRFGCDRAGDFGFLIESGKQHGFTVEAANTVIQDGLRVSSTEVRKALADGDFELAAHLLGRPYRITGRVLHGQKLARQLGTPTANIQLKRRRVPLSGVYLASIEIDGKAWPGVGNIGVRPTVSGDGRPHLEIHLLDFAGDLYGRRLTVEFHHKLREEQRFASLEALKSAIDADIAAARAHWHAQPLTKSLK
- the rpsT gene encoding 30S ribosomal protein S20, with the translated sequence MANTPSAKKRAKQAEKRRSHNASLRSMVRTYIKNVVKAIDAKDAEKAQAAYVLAVPVIDRMADKGIIHKNKAARHKGRLNGHIKALKEAAAA
- the murJ gene encoding murein biosynthesis integral membrane protein MurJ encodes the protein MNLLKSLAAVSSITMISRVLGFVRDTILARVFGAGVATDAFFIAFKLPNLLRRIFAEGAFSQAFVPILAEYKTQQGEEATRTFIAYVSGLLTLALALVTVIGVLAAPWVVWATAPGFVDSTEKYELTTSLLRVTFPYILLISLSSLAGAILNTWNRFSVPAFTPTLLNVAMIAFAVFLTPYFDPPIMALGWGVLAGGLAQLLYQLPALKKIGMLVLPRLNLRDAGVWRVLKQMLPAILGVSVSQISLIINTIFASFLVAGSVSWMYYADRLMELPSGVLGVALGTILLPTLAKTYANKDREEYSRILDWGLRLCFLLVLPCTLALAILAEPLTVALFQYGKFTAFDAAMTQRALIAYSVGLLAIILVKVLAPGFYAQQNIRTPVRIAIFTLVCTQLFNLALVGPLAHAGLALAISLGACLNAGLLFWKLRSQRLYQPQPGWTVFLLKLVLAVTLMSAVLLLGMHYLPAWAQGDMLARFLRLGGLIAAGVVTYFGCLFLCGFRPRHFARKALH
- the ileS gene encoding isoleucine--tRNA ligase, translated to MTDYKATLNLPDTAFPMKAGLPQREPQILQRWDSIGLYGKLREIGKDRPKFVLHDGPPYANGKIHIGHALNKILKDMIVRSKTLSGFDAPYVPGWDCHGLPIEHKVEVTHGKHLTADRTRELCREYAAEQIEGQKTEFIRLGVLGDWDNPYKTMNFANEAGEIRALAEMVKQGFVFKGLKPVNWCFDCGSALAEAEVEYADKKSQTIDVAFPVADADKLAAAFGLSALAKPAAIVIWTTTPWTIPANQALNIHPDFKYALVDTGERLLVLAEELVESCLKRYNLEGSVIATAQGSALELINFRHPFYDRLSPIYLAEYVELGAGTGVVHSSPAYGEDDFVTCKRYGMVNEDILTPVQSNGVYVESLPFFGGQFIWKANPAIVDKLSEVGALMHTETISHSYMHCWRHKTPLIYRATAQWFVGMDKQPSTGEPLRERALKAIEETKFVPAWGQARLHSMIANRPDWCISRQRNWGVPIPFFLDKQTGELHPRTVELMEEVAKRVEQEGIEAWFKLDAQELLGDEAGQYDKITDTLDVWFDSGTTHWHVLRGSHDIGHATGPRADLYLEGSDQHRGWFHSSLLTGCAIDGHAPYRELLTHGFTVDENGRKMSKSLGNTIEPQKVNDTLGADILRLWVSATDYSGEMAVSEQILQRSADAYRRIRNTARFLLSNLSGFDPARDLLPAEDMLALDRWAVDRTLLLQRELEEHYSEYRFWNVYSKVHNFCVQELGGFYLDIIKDRQYTTGANSVARRSCQTALYHISEALVRWIAPILAFTADEIWQYLPGERNESVMLNTWYEGLSELPADAELDRAYWDRVMAVKAAVNKELENQRTAKVIGGNLQAEVTLFAEEGLTADLNKLGDELRFVLITSAASVVPFVQAPADAVTTEVEGLKLKVVKSGHAKCGRCWHFRADVGSHPEHPEICGRCVDNLNGSGEVRHYA